In Erigeron canadensis isolate Cc75 chromosome 7, C_canadensis_v1, whole genome shotgun sequence, one DNA window encodes the following:
- the LOC122607319 gene encoding premnaspirodiene oxygenase-like, which produces MELQVPASGLMFLVASLFFVFMLLTFTKKSNPDKRLPPGPFKLPFIGSLWSVVSSKPPHHVITNLARKHGPLMHLQLGEISALVISSSRLAREILSKKDISFANRPQLVATKIAMYNNIDIGFSPYGTYYKQMRKICTMELLSAKKVQTFSYIREEEVKNMIESIRSSVGSPFNLTTNISMLVNTITSRAAFGKIYKDQDLLVEKLQEMASLISGLDFADVFPSYKFLHVITGLNAKMTKIHKDLDKIFNNILGEHGKDKENSKGGVHDKEDLADILIRLKDSGALEVPISTDNIKAVILDIYSAGTDAATMTLEWAMSELIRNPKVLRKATEEVRQVINDKDLVQETDLKRLNYVKLVIKETMRLHPAVPLLLPRECRESCEIDGYVIPVGTQVMINAFALGRDPEYWPDDPECFKPERFENTSHDFIGTNMEYLPFGAGRRSCPGSLFGVAILESVLSSLLYHFDWKLPAGMKPEDLDMTETFGVACRRKIDLQLMATPYTRI; this is translated from the exons atggaaCTCCAAGTCCCAGCCTCTGGCCTCATGTTTCTCGTTGCAAGTCTCTTCTTTGTGTTCATGCTTCTAACTTTTACTAAAAAATCAAACCCTGATAAGCGATTACCACCAGGTCCATTCAAGCTACCTTTCATTGGGAGCTTGTGGTCAGTGGTCAGTAGTAAACCACCACATCATGTTATTACAAACCTGGCCCGAAAACACGGTCCCCTGATGCATCTCCAACTTGGAGAGATCTCGGCATTGGTTATATCCTCGTCTCGTCTCGCGAGAGAGATATTGTCTAAAAAAGATATCTCGTTTGCAAACAGGCCTCAACTAGTAGCAACTAAGATTGCCATGTACAACAATATTGACATTGGTTTCTCTCCTTATGGTACTTACTATAAACAGATGAGAAAAATATGCACTATGGAACTCCTTAGTGCGAAGAAGGTCCAGACCTTTTCGTACATTAGAGAGGAAGAGGTCAAGAACATGATCGAATCCATTCGATCATCAGTAGGTTCACCGTTCAATCTTACGACAAATATATCTATGTTGGTGAATACCATTACATCAAGAGCTGCATTTGGCAAGATTTACAAAGACCAAGATTTACTGGTGGAGAAGTTACAAGAGATGGCCAGCCTAATTTCGGGTCTCGACTTTGCTGATGTGTTTCCTTCTTATAAATTTCTTCATGTGATTACCGGGTTGAATGCGAAGATGACAAAAATCCACAAAGATCTTGACAAAATCTTCAACAACATCCTCGGCGAACATGGAAAAGACAAAGAGAATTCAAAAGGGGGAGTTCATGACAAGGAAGATTTGGCCGATATTCTCATCAGACTCAAAGATAGTGGTGCTCTCGAGGTTCCCATTTCAACCGATAACATTAAAGCTGTGATATTG GATATTTACTCAGCTGGAACTGATGCAGCTACAATGACATTGGAATGGGCCATGTCGGAACTTATAAGGAACCCGAAAGTACTAAGAAAAGCAACAGAAGAAGTGCGACAAGTAATCAATGATAAGGACCTAGTACAAGAAACTGATTTGAAAAGATTAAATTACGTAAAGCTGGTGATCAAGGAAACAATGAGATTGCATCCTGCGGTACCCTTGTTGCTGCCTAGAGAATGTCGTGAAAGCTGTGAGATTGACGGATATGTCATACCAGTTGGAACCCAGGTTATGATAAACGCGTTTGCTCTTGGAAGGGACCCCGAATACTGGCCTGATGATCCGGAATGTTTTAAGCCCGAGAGGTTTGAGAACACTAGCCATGATTTTATTGGAACTAATATGGAGTATCTCCCTTTCGGGGCAGGAAGGAGAAGTTGTCCAGGCAGTTTGTTTGGCGTGGCCATCCTCGAGAGTGTTCTGTCTTCTTTACTCTATCACTTTGATTGGAAACTCCCTGCAGGGATGAAGCCTGAAGACTTGGACATGACTGAGACTTTTGGAGTAGCCTGCAGGAGAAAAATTGATTTACAACTGATGGCCACACCTTACACTCGAATTTGA